In the Sulfobacillus thermosulfidooxidans DSM 9293 genome, GGATGAACCCATGATAAGCATTGCTGTTAGTCCATTATTGTTAGTCAGGACAACTATTAAGAATTATCATCAAATATAACTTGACAGCACTCTTTAACTAGATTAATTTGATGAGTAATCGGGGATTTCCCGATAGGTATTAAACGTCCACAGTTCGTGCAAGTGATTCGTGCAAGTGTTTGGAAAGGGAACAGGTCCTGGGCTTATGCGAGGTCAATAATCCCTGCCGCCAACCGAGACTAATCTGCCCCGGCACGACGACAGCACAACATCTTAGTGATTGCTATCCCCCGCAAAACCCGAGCGCGTTGGTATGACTCCAAGACGCCTCGTCAGCTATATATAGTTAAAATATTCTGACTATGTTCCCGATTCCTCACCAATGCACGTTATGAATAACTGATTGGAAGGAGGAACTTGGGTGAACAAATTACCAAATGAGCCCCCGGTTGAACCGGAAATTCCTGAAGAGCAACAATGGAGTCGCCGCCAGTTCCTCGTCGGCAGTGCCGCCTTAGGGGTGGCGGGCGCAGTGACCCTCTTTGGGCGCCAAGCGCTCGTGGATGCCGCGCGCGGTCTCTTTGGATCGCCGGTGAGTTCCGGGACGGTCCACCTCTACGCGTACGACTACTATTACATCCCCAATTACATGACCTGGCGCGTTGGCGACCAGATGGACATTATCTTCCAAAATCAAAGTCACACCCACTGGCATGAATGGACCATGGGCCGCCATGTGAATGAGGCCTATTTCCAAGCCTTTGGCAATCTCTCGGCGGACGCCTGGGCCGTCGACTTTTGGGATGGGGTCCATGTGACCTTGAGTGATCCCTATAACATCGATAACTTTGTGCCCAACAAAGCGATTGTGACCTATGACGGGCCTAAGGCGCTCTTTAACATCCAAACGGGCGGCGACTTTAGCCCGACGTTGAAACCCGGCGGCAGCATCCATATTTCCTTTACCGTGCCCAATAAACCCGGGATTTGGGATTATGGTTGCTTTGTCCAACAGTACATTCACTACCGTACGGGTATGCGCGGGAAAGTCATGATTTTGCCGGCCTGAGGCTGAGAAAGGAGCACGCCCATCATGGGAGAGAATGTCTTATTTACGATTTTATGGGTCGTCTTTAGTGTGTTGGGAGAGATTGGGGACCGGGTCCTGATTCATCACAACCCGATGTATTATATTGTCTCCAACCAAGGGGAATTGGCGCTGCAGGCGTTTAATTTCATCTTGGTGGTCCTCACCCCGATTTTTGTCTTTGTCGTCTTGTTCTTGCTTTTTACCATGGTGCGTTTTCACACCAAGCGGGGGGAAATGCCGCCCGCGAACCGCCGGTTCGCGGTGGACAACAAAGCGTTTGTGGTGATGTGGGTCGGGGGCAGTATTGTCATCAACTTGCTCTTTTTCCTCCATCCCACGACCTCCGCGATGGAGCAGATGTTTGCCTTGGATGAACCTGCAGCCAACACCCACGACTTGATTGTCGATGTCACCGCCCGGCAGTGGGAATGGATCTTTAGCTATCCGCAATATGGGCTGACGCAGACGGTCAATGCCAACGGGCAAGACCTGTTGGAACTGCCGGTCAACAAGCCCGTGGAATTTGTCTTGCGCTCGTATGACCCCTATCACACCTACGACCAATATGCCGATGTGATTCACAGTTTCTGGATTCCGGCCTTTGGCATTAAAGAGGATGTGATTCCCGGGGAAACCCGTTATGAGTACCTGACCCCGACCAAGATTACGTCCTTCAGCGTGAATCCGATGGTGCGGGTGCAATGTGCTGAAGTGTGTGGACCGGGTCATCCGTGGATGGAAGCGCCCTTGAAAGTGGTGTCGCAAGCGCAATTCGCGCAGTGGATTCAATACGAAAAATCGTTAGCCAATGGGGCGGGATAACGCCGCCTTGAACGACCGACGACGATGAGGGAGATTTTGAAGGAGGG is a window encoding:
- a CDS encoding twin-arginine translocation signal domain-containing protein: MNKLPNEPPVEPEIPEEQQWSRRQFLVGSAALGVAGAVTLFGRQALVDAARGLFGSPVSSGTVHLYAYDYYYIPNYMTWRVGDQMDIIFQNQSHTHWHEWTMGRHVNEAYFQAFGNLSADAWAVDFWDGVHVTLSDPYNIDNFVPNKAIVTYDGPKALFNIQTGGDFSPTLKPGGSIHISFTVPNKPGIWDYGCFVQQYIHYRTGMRGKVMILPA
- a CDS encoding cytochrome c oxidase subunit II is translated as MGENVLFTILWVVFSVLGEIGDRVLIHHNPMYYIVSNQGELALQAFNFILVVLTPIFVFVVLFLLFTMVRFHTKRGEMPPANRRFAVDNKAFVVMWVGGSIVINLLFFLHPTTSAMEQMFALDEPAANTHDLIVDVTARQWEWIFSYPQYGLTQTVNANGQDLLELPVNKPVEFVLRSYDPYHTYDQYADVIHSFWIPAFGIKEDVIPGETRYEYLTPTKITSFSVNPMVRVQCAEVCGPGHPWMEAPLKVVSQAQFAQWIQYEKSLANGAG